Proteins found in one Hippopotamus amphibius kiboko isolate mHipAmp2 chromosome 12, mHipAmp2.hap2, whole genome shotgun sequence genomic segment:
- the LOC130833804 gene encoding olfactory receptor 9K2-like has translation MGDKGAGNYSDVADFILAGFRVCAEFHILLFLLFLLVYGMVLLGNISMIGIIVTDSQLNTPMYFFLGNLSFIDLSYSTVIAPKAMVNFLSEKKTVSFVGCAAQFFLFSLFIVTEGFVLAAMAYDRFIAICNPLLYCVHMSRRLCTQLVAGSYLCGWVSSILQVSVTFSVSFCASRVIDHFYCDSYQIEKISCSNLFVNKMVSLSLAAFIILPTIVVIVVSYMYIVTTVLKIPSSEGRKKAFSTCSSHLGVVSLLYGTVSFVYLTPPSNPELRKVASVFYILVTPMLNPLIYSLRNNDVKQALRKILWKKKALS, from the coding sequence ATGGGTGACAAGGGAGCTGGCAACTACTCAGACGTAGCTGACTTCATTCTTGCAGGCTTCAGGGTCTGTGCAGAGTTCCacattctcctcttcctccttttcctgctGGTCTATGGCATGGTCCTTTTGGGGAACATTAGTATGATTGGCATCATTGTGACTGACTCCCAGCTGAACACACCAATGTATTTCTTTCTAGGCAATCTCTCCTTCATTGACCTCTCCTACTCCACTGTTATTGCACCTAAGGCCATGGTCAACTTCCTGTCTGAGAAAAAGACTGTCTCCTTTGTAGGGTGTGCTGCCCAGTTCTTCCTTTTTTCACTCTTCATTGTAACAGAAGGGTTTGTCCTGGCagccatggcctatgaccgcttcaTTGCTATCTGCAACCCTCTTCTTTACTGTGTTCACATGTCAAGACGCCTTTGCACTCAGCTGGTCGCTGGTTCCTATCTCTGTGGATGGGTCAGTTCCATCCTTCAAGTCAGCGTAACATTCtcagtgtctttctgtgcctCCCGAGTCATTGATCACTTCTATTGTGATTCTTATCAAATTGAGAAGATTTCCTGTTCTAATCTCTTTGTCAATAAGATGGTATCTCTTAGTTTGGCTGCCTTCATTATTTTGCCCACAATAGTTGTTATTGTGGTATCTTACATGTATATTGTAACCACAGTCTTGAAGATCCCCTCCagtgaagggagaaagaaagcctTCTCCACTTGCAGCTCCCACCTAGGGGTTGTAAGCTTGCTGTACGGGACTGTCTCCTTTGTGTATCTCACACCTCCAAGCAATCCTGAACTTCGTAAAGTGGCTTCAGTATTTTACATATTGGTCACACCCATGCTAAACCCTCTCATTTACTCTCTAAGAAACAATGATGTCAAACAAGCTTTGAGAAAAAtcttatggaagaaaaaagctTTATCTTAA
- the LOC130833749 gene encoding olfactory receptor 9K2-like has translation MGDKGGDNHSEVTDFILVGIRVRPELHSLLFLLFLIVYGMVLLGNLSMTGIIVTDPRLNTPMYFFLGNLSFIDLSYSTVIVPKAMVNILSQKKTISFAGCVAQLFLYALFMVTEAFVLAAMAYDRFIAICNPLLYTVRMSRSLCIQLVAGSYLCGWVSSILQISVTFSMSFCASRVIDHFYCDSNPIEKISCSNVFINKMVSLSLAILIILPTIVVIVVSYMYIVSTVLKIRSREGRKKAFSTCSSHLGVVSLLYGTVSFVYLTPPNNPELRKVASVCYILFTPMLNPLIYSLRNKDVKDAMRKVVWKKKV, from the coding sequence ATGGGTGACAAGGGAGGAGACAACCATTCAGAAGTGACTGACTTCATTCTCGTAGGCATCAGGGTCCGTCCAGAGCTCCACAGTCTCCTCTTCCTACTATTCCTGATTGTTTATGGGATGGTCCTCCTGGGGAACCTTAGCATGACTGGCATCATTGTGACTGATCCCCGGCTGAACACACCAATGTATTTCTTCCTAGGCAATCTCTCCTTCATTGACCTCTCCTACTCCACTGTTATTGTACCCAAAGCCATGGTCAACATCCTGTCTCAGAAAAAGACCATATCCTTTGCAGGTTGTGTGGCTCAGCTGTTTCTTTATGCACTTTTCATGGTAACAGAGGCCTTTGTCTTGGCtgccatggcctatgaccgcttcaTTGCCATCTGCAACCCTCTCCTCTATACTGTCCGCATGTCAAGGAGCCTCTGTATCCAGTTGGTGGCTGGTTCTTATCTCTGTGGCTGGGTCAGTTCCATTCTTCAAATCAGTGTAACATTCTCAATGTCTTTCTGTGCATCTCGAGTCATTGATCATTTCTACTGTGATTCAAACCCAATTGAGAAGATCTCCTGTTCCAATGTCTTTATCAATAAGATGGTGTCACTTAGTTTGGCTATCCTCATTATTTTGCCCACAATAGTTGTTATTGTAGTATCTTACATGTATATTGTGTCCACGGTTTTAAAGATCCGCtccagggaaggaagaaagaaagcctTCTCCACTTGCAGCTCCCACCTGGGGGTTGTAAGCTTGCTTTATGGGACTGTCTCCTTTGTGTATCTCACACCACCAAATAACCCGGAACTTCGTAAAGTGGCTTCagtatgttatattttattcacaCCTATGCTGAACCCTTTAATCTACTCTCTAAGGAATAAGGATGTTAAAGATGCCATGAGAAAAGTTGTATGGAAGAAAAAAGTTTGA